A region from the Lolium perenne isolate Kyuss_39 chromosome 4, Kyuss_2.0, whole genome shotgun sequence genome encodes:
- the LOC127347095 gene encoding uncharacterized protein translates to MQFTHYTPGLPHGGFCSILETLQIFSIKLTRLDGGLEFPLSVYGVVAIRDMVDRNPNILFSRDIREAQELKQSDPFLHLIGPSRAILFADHVGIEIQLRVAGTVGSQDRALISYARRYRGGSGLGVTSLCFKNILCTLELRSQPVKKTVQATILGVQVTTDDGSWPLKHGGLVACSPLSGKIVDINSAIIRNIDPPSSQIVLIDSKGKAMPKGDSGHVHLWRQVVSVEFEGGLDLVIQAYSKFGDIGAETCAHFTPQVCNISQQKCTLGDAQVTFTVAWSLVPEDCFL, encoded by the exons ATGCAGTTTACACACTACACGCCTGGATTGCCACACGGCGGTTTCTGTTCCATCTTAGAAACCTTGCAGATCTTCTcgatcaaactcacaaggcttgaTGGTGGGCTCGAGTTTCCTTTGTCCGTGTATGGTGTGGTTGCCATACGAGACATGGTGGACCGCAACCCAAACATTCTCTTCTCTCGGGATATTAGAGAGGCCCAGGAACTTAAACAGAGT GATCCTTTTCTGCACTTGATTGGTCCGTCCCGCGCAATTTTGTTTGCGGACCACGTTGGCATCGAAATCCAATTAAGAGTAGCAGGCACGGTAGGATCTCAAGATAGGGCATTAATCAGTTATGCGCGCCGTTACAGAGGAGGATCCGGTCTCGGCGTTACTAGCCTCTGCTTCAAGAACATCTTGTGCACGCTAGAGTTGAGGTCGCAGCCAGTTAAGAAAACGGTCCAGGCCACTATCTTGGGTGTCCAGGTTACCACAGACGATGGGTCGTGGCCTTTAAAACACGGCGGCCTAGTTGCTTGCTCCCCACTATCAGGGAAAATTGTGGACATCAATAGTGCAATCATTCGTAACATTGATCCCCCATCCAGCCAGATTGTGCTGATTGATTCAAAAGGTAAAGCAATGCCGAAAGGCGATAGTGGCCATGTACATCTGTGGAGGCAAGTTGTTTCCGTAGAATTTGAAGGAGGGCTGGACCTTGTCATACAAGCCTACTCCAAATTTGGTGATATCGGTGCAGAAACTTGTGCGCATTTCACGCCACAAGTTTGCAACATAAGCCAACAAAAATGCACCCTTGGTGATGCTCAGGTAACTTTTACTGTTGCCTGGTCCCTTGTTCCTGAAGATTGCTTTTTGTGA